One window of Anaerolineales bacterium genomic DNA carries:
- a CDS encoding pilus assembly protein, with the protein MLFSPKEKGQGLVEYALILVLVAIVVIAVLMILGPIIGNVFSTINDSLSGV; encoded by the coding sequence ATGTTGTTCTCACCCAAAGAAAAAGGCCAGGGTTTGGTGGAATATGCGCTGATCCTCGTTTTGGTGGCCATCGTCGTTATCGCCGTCCTCATGATCCTCGGCCCCATCATCGGCAACGTGTTCAGCACCATCAACGACAGCCTCAGCGGCGTGTAA
- a CDS encoding Flp family type IVb pilin — MLFSPKEKGQGLVEYALILVLVAIVVIAVLMVLGPIIGNVFSTINDSLSSF; from the coding sequence ATGTTGTTCTCACCCAAGGAAAAAGGCCAAGGTCTGGTCGAATACGCGTTGATTCTCGTTTTGGTTGCCATTGTTGTTATCGCAGTGCTCATGGTCCTCGGTCCAATCATCGGCAACGTATTCAGCACCATCAACGACAGCCTCAGCAGCTTCTAA
- a CDS encoding MFS transporter: MSRIRLITYTAIRVVLNTAHRMVYPFLPVFARGLGVDIQTISALVANRAVVGSFSPFLVPFIEPRGRRFGMMLGLVFFTGGVGIVAFAPSVSSLGIALILSLLGKAFFDPSLTAYVSDHTPYSERGSAVAALEFAWSLSFIAGIPAVGWLLSRSTWSTPFMVLGILGVAAFVYIALTLKDSVMPSHHEDGIFGNAKQIITSPVTLAAISIGLLVSAANEVVNIVFGLWLEDSFNLQIAALGAASAVIGLSELGGEGLVFGLVDRLGKVRASGLGVIANCFAAILLPIIGRTQAGALAGLFLFYITFEFTIVSIIPLITEVMPAARVTMLSFAGAAHSVGRALGAWLAPPLYAVGFSHIMGAAIVFNLLGLAAVWYVSRHHE, encoded by the coding sequence ATGTCCCGAATTCGCCTTATCACCTACACTGCCATCCGTGTGGTTCTTAATACCGCACATCGCATGGTCTATCCCTTTCTTCCCGTTTTCGCGCGCGGACTTGGTGTCGACATCCAAACGATCTCGGCACTGGTTGCCAACCGGGCGGTTGTCGGATCGTTCAGTCCGTTTCTCGTCCCATTCATCGAACCGCGCGGACGCAGGTTCGGCATGATGCTCGGTTTGGTATTTTTTACAGGCGGCGTGGGAATAGTAGCCTTTGCCCCTTCTGTCTCATCGTTGGGAATCGCTCTCATCCTTTCCCTGCTCGGAAAAGCATTCTTTGACCCTTCGCTTACGGCATATGTTTCGGATCATACGCCATACTCGGAGCGCGGGAGTGCGGTCGCCGCCCTTGAGTTTGCCTGGTCGTTGTCCTTCATTGCGGGCATCCCCGCCGTGGGCTGGTTGCTTTCGCGCTCCACCTGGTCGACACCTTTCATGGTATTGGGGATTCTGGGCGTCGCCGCATTCGTCTACATCGCATTGACCCTGAAGGATTCTGTCATGCCATCCCACCATGAGGACGGCATATTCGGAAACGCAAAACAGATCATTACTTCGCCGGTGACGCTGGCGGCAATTTCCATCGGCCTGCTGGTTTCTGCGGCGAATGAAGTCGTCAATATCGTCTTTGGTTTGTGGCTGGAGGATTCTTTCAATTTGCAGATCGCCGCTTTGGGAGCGGCATCCGCAGTCATCGGCTTGTCGGAGTTGGGAGGCGAGGGACTGGTATTCGGTCTCGTGGACCGGCTGGGAAAAGTCCGCGCTTCGGGTCTGGGGGTTATTGCAAACTGTTTTGCAGCAATATTGCTTCCCATCATTGGGCGGACGCAGGCAGGCGCATTGGCGGGCTTATTCCTGTTTTACATCACTTTCGAATTCACCATTGTGAGTATCATCCCCCTGATCACCGAAGTCATGCCTGCCGCTCGGGTGACCATGCTGTCATTTGCAGGCGCGGCGCATTCCGTGGGCCGCGCATTGGGCGCGTGGCTGGCTCCGCCGTTATATGCGGTCGGATTTTCCCATATTATGGGAGCGGCAATCGTTTTCAACCTGCTTGGACTGGCGGCGGTCTGGTACGTTTCGAGGCACCACGAATGA
- a CDS encoding GGDEF domain-containing protein encodes MNSKDSRKKPIDIIPIARDRVMEHVPEMVIVLDEKERIVDANAMAQKWLDKPLEEIIGGDPMEVFKQWPQLLQRFFFLEYHREEVEIPGDPPRVLETIITPVYNESKRLEGRIVLAYDITDRKKLEGELKAANQALQTQLEENERLRLRLQEQAIRDPLTGVFNRRYFAEALDNVTARAVRENSPFSIIILDVDHFKRINDSYGHKCGDFVLQALARYLAQNTRRSDIVCRFGGEEFVILMPDASADSAQERAELFRKEFQAMVNLCEGNSIQVTFSVGVASFPVHAGSGESLLGCADQALYRSKAEGRNRVTVFER; translated from the coding sequence ATGAATTCGAAGGACTCCAGGAAGAAACCGATCGATATCATTCCCATCGCCCGGGACCGGGTGATGGAGCACGTCCCCGAGATGGTCATCGTGCTGGATGAAAAGGAACGCATCGTCGATGCGAATGCCATGGCGCAAAAGTGGCTCGATAAACCGTTGGAAGAGATCATCGGCGGCGATCCGATGGAAGTCTTCAAGCAATGGCCTCAATTATTACAACGTTTCTTCTTTCTGGAATATCACCGCGAAGAGGTTGAAATTCCAGGCGACCCGCCCCGCGTTCTGGAGACCATCATCACGCCGGTTTATAACGAGTCGAAACGGCTTGAAGGGAGGATCGTTCTCGCCTACGATATTACCGATAGGAAAAAACTCGAAGGGGAATTAAAGGCCGCCAACCAGGCTCTTCAAACTCAATTGGAGGAGAACGAACGCCTGCGCCTCCGATTGCAGGAGCAGGCCATCCGCGACCCGCTGACCGGGGTGTTCAACCGCCGTTATTTTGCGGAAGCGCTCGATAATGTAACCGCCCGCGCCGTTCGCGAAAATTCCCCCTTTTCCATCATTATTCTGGATGTGGACCATTTCAAACGGATCAACGATTCGTACGGACACAAATGCGGTGACTTTGTCCTGCAGGCTCTTGCGAGATATCTGGCTCAAAACACAAGGCGCAGTGACATCGTCTGCCGTTTTGGCGGGGAGGAGTTCGTTATTCTAATGCCCGACGCCTCCGCAGACTCTGCCCAGGAACGCGCCGAACTTTTTCGAAAAGAATTCCAAGCCATGGTGAACCTCTGTGAAGGCAATTCGATCCAAGTCACATTCTCGGTGGGTGTGGCATCCTTCCCCGTTCACGCGGGTTCGGGGGAAAGCCTGCTGGGCTGCGCAGACCAGGCGTTGTATCGGTCCAAGGCGGAAGGGCGGAACCGGGTTACTGTTTTTGAACGGTGA
- the rocF gene encoding arginase, translating into MHIDIIGVPIDLGADRRGVDMGPSAIRYAHLQKKLEDLGYTVQDEGNVEVPIAEMCSINNPKLKYIDCIIPMARRVSGAVSTSVGAGNFPLVLGGDHSLSIGSVRGAARGRKIGVIWLDAHGDFNTAETTPSGNIHGMSLAILAGLGDGSLIQLWDEPVPVIDPKKIAVIGARDLDEGEKVNLQNAGAMVMSMEQIDRYGMVTALEKAIERVSRDVDGIFLSLDLDSLDPEHAPGVGTPVPAGLSQREAHLACEMIAETGKLIGMDLVEVNPILDVQNRTASLAVDFALSALGRRIWNGLS; encoded by the coding sequence ATGCATATAGACATCATTGGCGTGCCCATCGATCTCGGCGCGGACCGCCGCGGCGTGGACATGGGACCGAGCGCGATCCGCTATGCCCATTTACAGAAAAAACTCGAAGACCTCGGTTATACAGTGCAGGATGAAGGCAACGTGGAAGTGCCCATCGCGGAAATGTGCAGCATCAACAACCCGAAACTGAAATACATCGATTGCATCATTCCGATGGCAAGACGAGTCTCAGGCGCGGTATCCACTTCGGTGGGAGCGGGCAACTTTCCGCTGGTGTTGGGAGGCGACCATTCCCTTTCCATCGGTTCGGTGCGCGGAGCGGCTCGCGGACGAAAGATCGGGGTCATCTGGCTCGATGCGCATGGCGATTTCAACACGGCTGAAACGACTCCGTCGGGAAATATCCACGGCATGTCGCTTGCCATCCTTGCAGGCTTGGGTGACGGGAGTTTGATTCAATTATGGGATGAACCCGTGCCCGTCATCGACCCAAAAAAGATCGCAGTCATTGGCGCGCGCGATCTAGATGAAGGCGAAAAGGTCAATTTGCAAAACGCGGGCGCGATGGTGATGAGCATGGAACAGATCGACCGCTACGGCATGGTCACTGCGCTCGAAAAAGCCATCGAGCGGGTCAGCCGCGATGTGGATGGAATCTTTCTTTCGCTCGATCTCGACTCGCTCGATCCCGAACATGCTCCCGGTGTTGGAACGCCCGTCCCCGCCGGGCTTTCACAGCGCGAGGCGCATCTCGCCTGCGAGATGATCGCCGAGACCGGCAAACTCATCGGCATGGATCTGGTCGAAGTCAATCCCATCCTCGATGTGCAAAACCGAACCGCCTCGCTCGCCGTCGATTTTGCACTCTCCGCGCTGGGGCGCCGCATCTGGAACGGGCTTTCATGA
- a CDS encoding imidazolonepropionase encodes MLIHSTSQLLTLAGGPQRGNALGSLGIIDNGAVVMRDEKIVAVGGTDELRAAYPDEPTLDAGRCVLMPGFVDPHTHLIWAGDRANEFEMKMAGTPYLDILAAGGGILSTVKATRTASIETLMAETRPRMLRMFRNGTTTAEAKTGYGLQTATELRLLKALLALNDESPLDLVITFLGAHAIAPEFKDDPQGYTDEVVNTMLPMLKGWWETHAPRLPLPFVDVFCETKAFTLEQSRQILTRAQSLGFPLKIHADEFDNLGGASLAAELKAASADHLVVTSDADIEALGRSDTVAVALPCTPFGLAESHYTPAKKLLDANAILAIATDCNPGTSWNESMQFAIALACRYMKLTPAQAIASATINAAHAIRRADSVGSIEVGKQADMLILSVNDYRQVGYRYGTNLVKHIIKRGQVYSVDVGYYRTA; translated from the coding sequence ATGCTCATTCATTCAACCTCCCAACTCCTGACACTTGCAGGCGGTCCCCAGCGCGGAAATGCGCTCGGTTCGCTCGGCATCATCGATAATGGCGCTGTCGTCATGCGAGACGAAAAGATCGTCGCAGTCGGTGGGACGGACGAACTCCGCGCCGCGTACCCCGATGAACCGACACTTGACGCGGGTCGCTGCGTGCTCATGCCGGGTTTCGTGGACCCGCACACGCACCTCATCTGGGCGGGCGATCGCGCCAATGAATTCGAAATGAAGATGGCGGGAACGCCTTATCTCGATATCCTTGCGGCTGGGGGCGGTATTCTCTCCACCGTCAAAGCGACCCGCACAGCCAGCATCGAAACGCTGATGGCGGAAACCCGCCCGCGCATGCTGAGGATGTTCAGGAACGGCACGACAACTGCTGAAGCAAAGACGGGTTATGGGCTGCAAACCGCCACGGAACTGCGTTTATTGAAAGCCCTGCTTGCCTTGAACGATGAAAGCCCGCTCGACCTTGTCATCACATTTCTTGGCGCGCACGCCATTGCACCGGAATTTAAAGATGACCCCCAGGGATATACGGATGAAGTCGTCAATACCATGCTGCCCATGCTGAAAGGCTGGTGGGAGACTCACGCCCCGCGCCTACCCCTGCCCTTTGTGGATGTGTTTTGCGAGACGAAAGCCTTCACTCTCGAACAATCGCGTCAGATCCTGACCCGGGCGCAGTCGCTGGGATTCCCGCTTAAGATTCACGCCGACGAATTCGACAATCTCGGCGGCGCGTCGCTCGCGGCCGAGTTGAAGGCCGCGTCGGCCGACCATCTCGTGGTCACGTCCGATGCGGATATCGAAGCGCTGGGCAGGTCCGACACAGTGGCGGTCGCCCTCCCTTGCACTCCCTTCGGGCTGGCGGAATCCCATTACACACCCGCGAAAAAATTGCTGGATGCGAACGCGATCCTTGCCATCGCCACGGACTGCAATCCCGGCACATCGTGGAATGAGTCGATGCAATTTGCAATCGCGCTCGCCTGCCGTTATATGAAATTGACTCCCGCCCAAGCCATCGCTTCCGCGACGATCAATGCCGCGCATGCCATCCGCCGCGCGGATTCGGTCGGCTCCATCGAGGTCGGCAAACAGGCGGACATGCTCATCCTGTCTGTGAACGATTACCGCCAGGTCGGTTATCGTTACGGAACGAATCTCGTCAAGCACATCATCAAACGCGGACAGGTCTATTCAGTGGATGTGGGATATTACAGGACGGCATGA
- a CDS encoding pilus assembly protein, whose product MLFTPMEKGQGLVEYAFILVLVAILVIAVLYILGPIIGNVFSSLNDSLSNV is encoded by the coding sequence ATGTTGTTTACGCCCATGGAAAAAGGCCAGGGATTGGTCGAATACGCGTTTATTCTTGTTCTGGTTGCCATTCTTGTTATCGCAGTCCTCTACATCCTCGGCCCTATCATCGGCAACGTGTTCAGTTCGCTTAACGACAGTCTCAGCAATGTGTAG